A DNA window from Campylobacter anatolicus contains the following coding sequences:
- the rplS gene encoding 50S ribosomal protein L19, with the protein MRNKYIEAFENAQIASKSVPDFRAGDTLRVAIRIQEGDKTRVQNFEGICIARRGSGVGETFIIRKIGANSIGVERIFPIYSESIEEIVVLRKGRVRRAKLFYLRNLRGKAAKIRELRK; encoded by the coding sequence ATGAGAAATAAGTATATTGAAGCGTTTGAAAATGCTCAAATTGCAAGTAAGTCTGTGCCTGATTTTCGTGCGGGAGATACTTTGCGTGTAGCGATACGTATCCAAGAGGGCGATAAAACTAGGGTTCAAAATTTTGAAGGTATCTGCATAGCTAGACGTGGTAGTGGTGTTGGCGAGACTTTCATTATAAGAAAGATCGGTGCAAATAGCATTGGTGTGGAGAGAATTTTTCCTATATATAGCGAGAGCATAGAAGAGATTGTGGTTCTTAGAAAAGGACGTGTTAGACGTGCTAAATTATTTTACCTACGTAATCTACGTGGCAAAGCTGCTAAGATCCGAGAACTTAGAAAATAA
- a CDS encoding cupin domain-containing protein, with the protein MQKIVWKNESFSGVTATKLHEMDGDKEICINIQKGAEMKEHQAPGAIIVQVLKGKIEFALKDDKTILDELDMVTLDANIPHSILALEDSIIRLSLSRNDDVSRVFRVLKK; encoded by the coding sequence ATGCAAAAGATAGTATGGAAAAATGAGAGCTTTAGTGGCGTAACAGCGACAAAGTTACACGAGATGGACGGCGATAAAGAGATATGTATAAATATACAAAAAGGTGCCGAGATGAAAGAACATCAAGCACCTGGTGCGATAATAGTGCAAGTATTAAAAGGCAAGATAGAATTCGCACTTAAAGATGACAAGACCATACTTGATGAGCTAGATATGGTTACACTTGATGCAAATATTCCACACTCGATACTAGCACTCGAAGATAGCATAATAAGACTTAGTCTAAGTAGAAATGATGATGTTAGTCGTGTTTTTAGAGTACTTAAAAAGTAG